A window of Phenylobacterium sp. NIBR 498073 genomic DNA:
CCGCCGGCGCGCTCGGCTACTTCCAGCACCGCTTCCGCGCCTACGACCGCGAGGGCGAGCCCTGCGCCAATCCCGGCTGCAAGGGCACCATCGCCCGCGAGGTCCAGGCCGGCCGCTCCACCTTCTATTGCCGCACCTGCCAGAAATGAGCCCGCCCATGACCCGACGTCTGCTCGGCGCCCTCGCCGGCCTGCTGCTCGCCGGCTGCGGCGCGGTGGAGGCGCAGGCCCGCCCGCCGGTCTGGACGGTGCGCGACGCCGACTCCGAGCTGGTGATCTTCGGCTCGGTCCACGTCCTGCCGCCGGGCCTCGACTGGCGGCCGGCCGAACTGGACGCGGCGCTGGCCAAGGCCGACGACCTCTGGTTCGAACTGCCCATCGACCCGGCGTCGGAGGCCAAGGTCGGCCAGCTCGCCGCCGCCCACGGCCTGCTGCCGCAGGGCCAGTCGCTGTCGGCCCTGCTCTCGCCCGAGGGTCGCGAGCGGCTGACGACCGCGACCGCCGATCTCGGCGTCTCCATGGCCGTGCTCGACCGGCTCGAGCCCTGGTTCGCCGAGGTGGTGCTGGCCGGCGCCCAGTTCCAGAAGGCCGGGGCCGACGCCAGTTCCGGCGTCGAGAAGATGATCTCCGGCTCGGCCCCCGCCTCGGCCCGGCGCCGCGCCTTCGAAAGCCCGGAAGAGCAGATCGCCATCTTCGACGCCGCGCCGCTGGCCCAGCAGGTCGCCTCGCTGGAACAGAGCCTGATCGAGCTGAACGAAAACCCGCGGGCCTATGACGAGCTGATCGCCCACTGGATGGCGGGCGACCTGCGCGCCCTGGACGAGGACGTGCTCGGCCCGCTGCGCACGGCCGCGCCGGGCCTCTACGCCCGCCTGGTCACCGAGCGCAACGAGCGCTGGCTCACGACGCTCAAGGCCCGGCTTGACGGCTCGGGCCGCACGGTGGTCGTGGTCGGGGTCGGCCACCTGGTCGGCCAGGACGGCCTGCCCGCCCGGCTGCGCGCCCTTGGCTACAGCGTCGAAGGGCCTTAAGCCCGGCGGACCGACATCGCCAGCGAGGGCTGCCATGAGCTACGAGACCCTGATCGTCGAGCAAACCGAAGGCGTGACCCTGATCCGCCTCAACCGGCCCGAGGCGCTCAACGCCCTGAACAGCCAATTGCTCGGCGAGCTCTGCGCCGCCCTCGACGCCGCCGAGGCCGACGAGGCCGTGCGCTGCGTGGTGCTCACCGGCTCGGACCGCGCCTTCGCCGCCGGCGCCGACATCAAGGAGATGTCGACCAAGACCTACGCCGAGATGTTCAAGCAGGACTTCTTCGGCGCCAGCGCCCGCCGCATCGAGCAGTTCCGCAAGCCGATCGTCGCCGCGGTCGCCGGCTACGCCCTCGGCGGCGGCTGCGAGCTGGCCATGCTCTGCGACTTCATCATCGCCGCCGAGAGCGCCAAGTTCGGCCAGCCCGAGATCAACCTCGGCGTCGCGCCCGGCATCGGCGGCACCCAGCGCCTGACCCGCTTCGTCGGCAAGTCCAAGGCCATGGAGATGATCCTCACCGGCCGGATGATGGACGCCGCCGAGGCCGAGCGTTCGGGCCTGGTCTCCCGCGTCGTGCCGTCCGATCAGCTGATCGGCGAGGCCATGGCCGCGGCGACCAAGATCGCCGGACAGTCGCCGCTGGCGGTGATGATGAACAAGGAGCTGGTCGAGACCGCCTACGAGACCACGCTATCCACCGGCGTCGCCGTCGAGCGCCGCCTGTTCCACTCGCTGTTCGCCTTCGACGACCAGAAGGAGGGCATGGCCGCCTTCGTCGAGAAGCGTAAGCCCGACTTCAAGGGCTCCTGACCTTGCGCCTCATCGCGTTCGGCGACTCCATGGTCGCCGGCGCCGGCGATCCCGACCACCTCGGCTGGATCGGCCGGGCCCTGCTCGGCCGCCGATCGATCACCCTCTACAATCTCGGCGTCCGCCGCGAGACCTCGGCCGACATCGCCGCCCGCTGGCGGGCCGAGGCGACGCCGCGCTTCACCGACGAGGAGCCGATGCGGATCGTCTTCTCGTTCGGGGCCAACGACTGCTATCCGGTCGACGGCAAGCCGCGCGTCGCCCAGGCCGACAGCCTCAAGAACGCCCAGGCGATACTGACCGGGGCCGACGCCCACTGCCCGGTGCTGCTGGTCGGCCCGCCGCCGATGGCCGATCCCGGCGTCTCGGCGCGGCTCGAGGTGCTCAACGAGAACCTCAAGGTCCTGGCCGCCAGGCTGAAGGTCCCGTTTATCGACGTCTTCCAGCCGCTGGAGGCCGACGGCCTGTGGCGCGAGGAGGCGATCGCCTGGGACGGCGCCCACCCCGGCGCGGGCGGTTATCAGCGCATGGCCGACCTGATCTCGGCCCATCCCGCCTGGCGCGCGTTCACCCTTGTGGATTAAACCCGTCGGAGTCGCATTGACCCGCGCGGCGCTGTCCCGTATATCCGCGCCTCCAATTTGCCCGCCCGGGTTTTGGCTCGGGCGCGA
This region includes:
- a CDS encoding TraB/GumN family protein, which encodes MTRRLLGALAGLLLAGCGAVEAQARPPVWTVRDADSELVIFGSVHVLPPGLDWRPAELDAALAKADDLWFELPIDPASEAKVGQLAAAHGLLPQGQSLSALLSPEGRERLTTATADLGVSMAVLDRLEPWFAEVVLAGAQFQKAGADASSGVEKMISGSAPASARRRAFESPEEQIAIFDAAPLAQQVASLEQSLIELNENPRAYDELIAHWMAGDLRALDEDVLGPLRTAAPGLYARLVTERNERWLTTLKARLDGSGRTVVVVGVGHLVGQDGLPARLRALGYSVEGP
- a CDS encoding enoyl-CoA hydratase, producing MSYETLIVEQTEGVTLIRLNRPEALNALNSQLLGELCAALDAAEADEAVRCVVLTGSDRAFAAGADIKEMSTKTYAEMFKQDFFGASARRIEQFRKPIVAAVAGYALGGGCELAMLCDFIIAAESAKFGQPEINLGVAPGIGGTQRLTRFVGKSKAMEMILTGRMMDAAEAERSGLVSRVVPSDQLIGEAMAAATKIAGQSPLAVMMNKELVETAYETTLSTGVAVERRLFHSLFAFDDQKEGMAAFVEKRKPDFKGS
- a CDS encoding GDSL-type esterase/lipase family protein: MRLIAFGDSMVAGAGDPDHLGWIGRALLGRRSITLYNLGVRRETSADIAARWRAEATPRFTDEEPMRIVFSFGANDCYPVDGKPRVAQADSLKNAQAILTGADAHCPVLLVGPPPMADPGVSARLEVLNENLKVLAARLKVPFIDVFQPLEADGLWREEAIAWDGAHPGAGGYQRMADLISAHPAWRAFTLVD